The Streptococcus mitis genome has a segment encoding these proteins:
- a CDS encoding cystathionine gamma-synthase — translation MSKELHINTILAQAGIKSDEATGALVTPLHFSTTYQHPEFGKSTGFDYTRTKNPTRSKAEEVLAAIESADYALATSSGMSAIVLAFSIFPVGSKVLAVRDLYGGSFRWFNQVEQEGRFHFTYANTEEELIAELEKDVDVLYIETPTNPLMLEFDIEKLAKLAHAKGAKVVVDNTFYSPIYQRPIEDGADIVLHSATKYLAGHNDVLAGVVVTNSLELYEKLFYNLNTTGAVLSPFDSYQLIRGLKTLSLRMERSTANAQEVVAFLKDSPAVKEVLYTGLGGMISFKVADETRIPHVLNSLKVFSFAESLGGVESLITYPTTQTHADIPAEVRHSYGLTDDLLRLSIGIEDARDLIADLRQALEG, via the coding sequence ATGAGCAAGGAATTACACATTAACACAATTTTGGCCCAGGCGGGTATCAAGTCAGATGAAGCGACAGGAGCCTTGGTGACACCGCTTCATTTTTCAACGACCTATCAGCATCCAGAGTTTGGTAAATCTACTGGATTTGACTATACGCGCACCAAAAACCCAACTCGCAGTAAGGCGGAAGAAGTCTTGGCGGCTATTGAGTCAGCAGACTATGCCCTAGCGACTAGCTCAGGGATGTCAGCTATTGTACTGGCCTTTAGCATCTTTCCAGTAGGAAGTAAGGTCTTGGCTGTCCGTGACCTTTATGGTGGTTCTTTCCGCTGGTTCAACCAAGTGGAGCAAGAAGGACGTTTCCATTTTACCTATGCCAATACAGAAGAAGAGTTGATTGCTGAGCTAGAAAAGGACGTGGATGTTCTCTATATCGAAACACCAACCAATCCCTTGATGTTGGAATTTGATATCGAAAAACTAGCAAAATTAGCTCATGCTAAGGGTGCCAAAGTAGTTGTGGACAATACATTCTACAGCCCTATCTACCAACGTCCGATTGAAGATGGAGCAGATATCGTTCTCCATTCAGCAACCAAGTATCTAGCAGGGCACAATGATGTCTTGGCTGGAGTGGTTGTGACCAATAGTTTAGAACTATACGAGAAGCTCTTTTACAATCTTAATACGACAGGGGCAGTCTTGTCTCCATTTGACAGTTATCAATTGATTCGTGGTCTCAAGACCTTGTCTCTTCGTATGGAGCGCTCAACAGCTAACGCCCAAGAAGTGGTTGCCTTTTTGAAGGATTCTCCAGCAGTTAAGGAAGTTCTCTACACTGGTCTAGGGGGCATGATTTCCTTTAAAGTAGCCGATGAAACTCGCATTCCTCATGTTTTGAACAGTCTCAAGGTCTTCTCTTTTGCGGAAAGTTTAGGTGGGGTAGAAAGTCTCATTACTTATCCAACAACGCAAACTCACGCTGATATTCCAGCAGAAGTGCGCCATTCTTATGGTTTGACAGATGACCTCTTGCGCTTGTCAATTGGGATTGAAGATGCTAGAGATTTAATTGCGGATTTGCGCCAAGCCTTAGAAGGATAA
- a CDS encoding MalY/PatB family protein — translation MGKYDFTSLPNRLGHHTYKWKEAETDSEVLPAWIADMDFVVLPEIRQAVQTYADQLVYGYTYASEELIKEVQKWEATQHGYHFDKEALVFIEGVVPAISTAIQAFTKEDEAVLINTPVYPPFARSVKLNNRRLITNSLVEKDGLFEIDFDQLEKDLVKEEVKLYILCNPHNPGGRVWEKEVLEKIGQLCQKHGVLLVSDEIHQDLALFGHKHHSFNTINPDFKEFAIVLSSATKTFNIAGTKNSYAVIENPKLRLAYQKRQLANNQHEISGLGYLATEAAYRYGKDWLEELKQVFEDHINYVVDLFGKETKIKVMKPQGTYLIWLDFSAYDLTDETLQELLRNEAKVILNRGLDFGEEGSLHARLNVAMPKSLLQEVCQRIVATFAKL, via the coding sequence ATGGGAAAATATGATTTTACAAGCCTGCCCAACCGTTTAGGGCACCATACCTATAAATGGAAAGAGGCAGAAACGGATAGTGAAGTCCTACCAGCTTGGATAGCGGATATGGACTTTGTGGTCTTGCCTGAAATCCGCCAAGCCGTGCAAACTTACGCAGATCAATTGGTCTATGGTTATACCTATGCCAGTGAAGAGTTAATTAAGGAAGTTCAAAAGTGGGAAGCCACACAACACGGTTACCACTTTGATAAAGAAGCTCTAGTCTTTATCGAGGGTGTAGTCCCAGCTATCTCAACAGCTATTCAAGCCTTTACAAAAGAAGATGAGGCGGTTTTGATTAACACACCTGTCTATCCACCTTTTGCCCGCAGTGTTAAGTTGAACAATCGCAGATTGATTACCAATTCTTTGGTGGAAAAGGATGGTCTGTTTGAGATTGACTTTGACCAACTGGAGAAGGATTTGGTGAAAGAGGAGGTCAAACTCTATATTCTTTGCAACCCTCACAATCCTGGTGGACGTGTTTGGGAAAAGGAAGTGTTGGAGAAGATTGGCCAACTCTGTCAAAAACACGGTGTTTTGTTGGTTTCAGATGAGATTCACCAAGATTTGGCCCTCTTTGGTCACAAGCACCATTCCTTCAATACCATCAATCCTGATTTTAAAGAATTTGCTATCGTCTTAAGCAGTGCCACTAAAACATTTAATATTGCTGGAACAAAAAATTCCTATGCAGTCATTGAAAATCCTAAGTTGAGACTGGCTTACCAGAAACGACAGTTAGCAAATAACCAGCATGAAATTTCAGGTTTGGGTTATTTGGCGACAGAAGCTGCCTATCGCTATGGGAAGGATTGGTTAGAGGAACTAAAGCAAGTCTTTGAAGACCATATTAATTATGTGGTAGATTTATTTGGAAAAGAGACTAAAATCAAGGTCATGAAGCCGCAAGGAACCTACTTGATTTGGCTTGATTTTTCAGCCTATGACCTGACTGATGAAACATTGCAAGAGCTTTTGAGAAATGAAGCTAAGGTTATCCTCAATCGTGGTTTGGATTTTGGGGAGGAAGGAAGTCTCCATGCCCGCCTCAATGTAGCCATGCCTAAATCTTTGCTGCAAGAAGTTTGTCAGCGGATTGTGGCAACTTTTGCCAAACTTTAA